From the genome of Streptacidiphilus rugosus AM-16, one region includes:
- a CDS encoding winged helix-turn-helix domain-containing protein — MEINDPRAIRALAHPLRLDLIDLLTTGGPATAAQCGRALGASQASCSFHLRQLGKYGFVEEAAPGPDRRERVWQIPRAQPELRITDGGPAGDLLRGRLERLVVERGLREVLAWIDRREDESAEWRAASDVVDAIAVLTVEQAAELKEQMWELIRPHLVSAGADARALRPGERAVRYFIAATPLPQADTAAELDDNGGTGK, encoded by the coding sequence ATGGAGATCAACGACCCAAGGGCGATCAGGGCGCTGGCGCATCCGCTCCGGCTCGACCTGATCGACCTGCTGACCACCGGCGGTCCGGCCACGGCCGCCCAGTGCGGGCGGGCGCTCGGGGCCTCGCAGGCCAGCTGCTCGTTCCATCTGCGGCAGCTGGGCAAGTACGGCTTCGTGGAGGAGGCGGCGCCCGGGCCGGACCGGCGCGAGCGGGTCTGGCAGATCCCGCGCGCGCAGCCCGAGCTGCGGATCACCGACGGCGGACCGGCCGGTGACCTGCTCCGCGGCCGACTCGAACGGCTGGTGGTCGAGCGCGGACTGCGCGAGGTCCTCGCCTGGATCGACCGCCGCGAGGACGAGAGCGCCGAGTGGCGCGCGGCCTCGGACGTGGTGGACGCGATCGCGGTGCTCACCGTCGAGCAGGCCGCCGAGCTCAAGGAGCAGATGTGGGAGCTGATCCGGCCCCACCTGGTGTCCGCCGGGGCGGATGCCCGCGCGCTGCGTCCCGGTGAGCGCGCCGTTCGTTACTTCATTGCGGCCACGCCGCTGCCGCAGGCCGACACGGCCGCGGAACTCGACGACAACGGGGGAACCGGAAAGTGA
- a CDS encoding MBL fold metallo-hydrolase, protein MSVNEIDFTAAAPVAGTLDVAWIHGAPRRLRAGQPKIQVHRYDEHTVVLRQSKAVNYEAPFMFLLFGNERALLLDTGATADPERFPLRATVDALIAEWLERNPRENYRLVVAHTHGHGDHVAGDVQFDDRPDTVIVPREAEAVREFFGFGVDRPTGRVEFDLGGRVLTLIGSPGHHRASVTAYDPWTGFLLTGDTVLPGRLYAEDYPAFLATLDRLVDFAAAHPVTHVLGCHVEMGSAPGHEYPIGTLYQPDERALSFTHADLTRVRDAARAVAARRGVHRFDDFVIYNEPRKRDMLRLLLRGNLDQLRYRLLG, encoded by the coding sequence ATGAGCGTCAACGAGATCGACTTCACCGCCGCCGCACCGGTGGCCGGAACGCTGGACGTCGCCTGGATCCACGGCGCGCCCAGGCGGCTGCGGGCCGGGCAGCCGAAGATCCAGGTCCACCGCTACGACGAGCACACGGTGGTCCTGCGGCAGAGCAAGGCCGTGAACTACGAGGCCCCGTTCATGTTCCTGCTCTTCGGCAACGAGCGCGCGCTGCTGCTCGACACCGGCGCCACCGCCGACCCCGAGCGCTTCCCGCTCCGCGCCACGGTGGACGCGCTGATCGCCGAGTGGCTGGAGCGGAACCCGCGTGAGAACTACCGCCTGGTCGTCGCGCACACCCACGGCCACGGCGACCACGTCGCCGGCGACGTCCAGTTCGACGACCGGCCGGACACGGTGATCGTTCCCCGCGAGGCGGAGGCGGTCAGGGAGTTCTTCGGTTTCGGCGTGGACCGGCCGACCGGGAGGGTCGAGTTCGACCTGGGCGGGCGGGTGCTGACCCTGATCGGTTCGCCCGGCCATCACCGCGCCTCGGTCACCGCCTACGACCCGTGGACGGGCTTCCTGCTCACCGGCGACACGGTCCTGCCGGGCCGCCTCTACGCCGAGGACTACCCGGCCTTCCTGGCGACCCTGGACCGGCTGGTCGACTTCGCCGCGGCCCACCCGGTCACCCACGTCCTCGGCTGCCACGTCGAGATGGGGAGCGCGCCGGGCCACGAGTACCCGATCGGCACGCTGTACCAGCCGGACGAGCGCGCCCTGTCGTTCACGCACGCCGACCTGACCCGTGTCCGCGACGCGGCCCGCGCCGTCGCCGCCCGCCGCGGCGTGCACCGGTTCGACGACTTCGTCATCTACAACGAGCCGCGCAAGCGCGACATGCTCCGCCTGCTGCTCCGCGGCAACCTCGACCAGCTGCGCTACCGCCTGCTCGGCTAG
- a CDS encoding DUF3817 domain-containing protein, producing MKTTAVHRLRLVSMPEGVSFLLLLTCSVLKRTTTFNAVPVMGMLHGILFVLYAVFALIAWREQRWTFGRFAWIMVLSVLPTGGFFAERILGREERETAPAMA from the coding sequence GTGAAGACCACCGCCGTCCATCGTCTCCGCCTGGTGTCCATGCCGGAGGGCGTGTCCTTCCTGCTGCTGCTCACCTGCTCGGTGCTCAAGCGGACGACCACGTTCAACGCGGTGCCGGTGATGGGCATGCTGCACGGCATCCTCTTCGTCCTGTACGCGGTCTTCGCGCTGATCGCCTGGCGCGAGCAGCGGTGGACCTTCGGCCGCTTCGCCTGGATCATGGTCCTCTCGGTGCTCCCGACCGGCGGTTTCTTCGCCGAGCGGATCCTCGGCCGCGAGGAGCGGGAGACCGCCCCGGCCATGGCGTGA
- a CDS encoding GlxA family transcriptional regulator — protein sequence MTTARTVLFVLYDGLQSLDLTGPLEVFHAAGRIAAADGAPGAYRLVTASLGGVPVTTGSGLRLTPDQDLARSEAPHTLVVPGGDGTRDPDPALVAALRALAPDAQRVASVCTGAFLLAEAGLLTGRRATTHWGYAGTLAARFPGIEVDPEPIFVRDGPVATSAGVTAGLDLALALVEEDLGGEVALRTAQALVMFLRRPGGQAQFSAQLTVQLAERQPLREVQQWISEHPEADLSVETLAGRAALSPRQFARAFAAETGRTPGRYVDDVRLETARRRLEESADSVESIARGCGYGTPEAMRRAFLRTLAVPPGEYRRRFRPGSAPRSAPDDPQKETVR from the coding sequence ATGACGACAGCCAGGACCGTCCTGTTCGTGCTCTACGACGGCCTCCAGAGCCTGGACCTGACCGGTCCGCTGGAGGTCTTCCACGCGGCCGGACGGATCGCGGCGGCCGACGGCGCTCCAGGGGCGTACCGGCTGGTGACCGCGTCACTCGGCGGCGTTCCGGTGACCACCGGCAGCGGGCTGCGGCTGACGCCCGACCAGGACCTGGCCCGCAGCGAGGCGCCGCACACCCTCGTCGTGCCCGGCGGGGACGGCACCCGCGATCCCGATCCGGCGCTCGTCGCCGCGCTCCGGGCGCTGGCTCCGGACGCCCAGCGGGTCGCCTCGGTCTGCACCGGGGCGTTCCTGCTCGCCGAGGCGGGGCTGCTGACCGGCCGCCGGGCCACCACCCACTGGGGCTACGCCGGCACGCTCGCCGCGCGCTTCCCCGGGATCGAGGTCGATCCTGAGCCGATCTTCGTCCGCGACGGCCCGGTGGCCACCTCCGCCGGGGTGACCGCCGGCCTCGACCTGGCACTGGCCCTGGTCGAGGAGGATCTGGGCGGGGAGGTCGCCCTGCGGACGGCCCAGGCCCTGGTGATGTTCCTGCGCCGTCCCGGCGGCCAGGCCCAGTTCAGCGCGCAGCTGACGGTGCAGCTGGCCGAGCGGCAGCCGCTGCGGGAGGTGCAGCAGTGGATCTCGGAGCATCCGGAGGCCGACCTCTCGGTGGAGACGCTCGCCGGGCGGGCGGCCCTGTCGCCGCGCCAGTTCGCCCGCGCCTTCGCGGCCGAGACGGGCCGCACACCCGGCCGCTACGTGGACGACGTCCGCCTGGAGACCGCCCGGCGGCGGCTGGAGGAGAGCGCGGACAGCGTCGAGAGCATCGCCCGCGGCTGCGGCTACGGCACACCGGAGGCGATGCGCCGCGCCTTCCTCCGCACGCTGGCGGTGCCGCCGGGCGAGTACCGCAGGCGTTTCCGTCCCGGTTCCGCTCCCCGTTCCGCCCCCGACGACCCGCAGAAGGAGACCGTGCGATGA
- a CDS encoding MarR family winged helix-turn-helix transcriptional regulator, producing the protein METTATPTALTEPDKDAREDDAPWLTAEEQRLWRAHLEVSRLLMYQLERELQPHGLSNNDYTILVELSEAPQRRMRMTDLAVATLQSKSRLSHQITRMEAVGLVTRDSCPGDRRGLFAVLTEQGWQTMRRIAPQHVRSVREHFIDRFDEDQVAAMYEALAPIAEHLRELRGRG; encoded by the coding sequence ATGGAGACGACCGCCACCCCCACTGCCCTCACCGAGCCCGACAAGGACGCTCGCGAGGACGACGCCCCATGGCTCACCGCCGAGGAGCAGCGCCTGTGGCGGGCCCACCTCGAGGTGAGCCGGCTGCTCATGTACCAGCTGGAGCGCGAGCTCCAGCCGCACGGGCTCTCGAACAACGACTATACGATCCTGGTCGAGCTCTCGGAGGCCCCGCAGCGACGGATGCGGATGACGGACCTCGCGGTGGCCACGCTCCAGTCGAAGAGCCGCCTCTCGCACCAGATCACCCGCATGGAGGCGGTCGGTCTGGTCACCCGCGACAGCTGCCCCGGCGACCGCCGGGGCCTGTTCGCGGTGCTGACCGAGCAGGGCTGGCAGACCATGCGCCGCATCGCCCCGCAGCACGTCCGCAGCGTGCGCGAGCACTTCATCGACCGCTTCGACGAGGACCAGGTCGCCGCCATGTACGAGGCCCTGGCCCCGATCGCCGAACACCTGCGGGAACTGCGCGGCCGCGGCTGA
- a CDS encoding DUF2127 domain-containing protein, giving the protein MTRDWDHRHCARKGHTTYAPTEPELRERLRVETAVGEAWRCLRCGDFALGEPHSSGKAEDAPYVPRGKALRDLFILRFLAVERLVRGVFIVLVAWAVWKFSNSQTSVQQLFNDNLTLFRPIAQHFHYDLDHSPVVDTIQKTFAYKHNTLLITAAALLAYALIEIVEAFGLWAAKRWAEYLTVVATAAFLPLEIMELTHKVSAFKIATLTLNLLAVLYILLAKRLFGLRGGAKAFEAERHGASLLEVETAAHEASLRAREIHVAGVAANVHQSMPLERVAPPRAEAEAGPSGIVE; this is encoded by the coding sequence ATGACGAGGGACTGGGACCACCGCCACTGCGCCCGCAAGGGCCACACCACCTACGCGCCGACCGAGCCGGAGCTGCGCGAGCGACTGCGGGTGGAGACGGCCGTCGGCGAGGCGTGGCGCTGCCTGCGCTGCGGCGACTTCGCCCTCGGCGAGCCGCACAGCAGCGGCAAGGCGGAGGACGCGCCCTACGTCCCGCGCGGCAAGGCGCTGCGCGACCTGTTCATCCTGCGCTTCCTGGCGGTGGAGCGGCTGGTGCGCGGGGTCTTCATCGTCCTGGTCGCCTGGGCGGTGTGGAAGTTCAGCAACAGCCAGACCTCGGTGCAGCAGCTCTTCAACGACAACCTGACCCTGTTCCGGCCGATAGCCCAGCACTTCCACTACGACCTCGACCACTCCCCGGTCGTGGACACCATCCAGAAGACCTTCGCCTACAAGCACAACACGCTGCTGATCACCGCCGCGGCGCTGCTGGCCTACGCGCTGATCGAGATCGTCGAGGCCTTCGGCCTCTGGGCGGCGAAGCGCTGGGCCGAGTACCTGACCGTGGTCGCGACGGCGGCCTTCCTGCCGCTGGAGATCATGGAGCTGACGCACAAGGTCAGCGCCTTCAAGATCGCGACGCTCACCCTGAACCTGCTGGCCGTCCTCTACATCCTGCTGGCGAAGCGGCTCTTCGGCCTGCGCGGCGGGGCGAAGGCCTTCGAGGCGGAGCGGCACGGCGCCTCACTGCTGGAGGTCGAGACGGCGGCGCACGAGGCCTCACTGAGGGCCCGCGAGATCCATGTGGCCGGGGTGGCGGCCAACGTCCACCAGAGCATGCCACTCGAAAGGGTGGCACCGCCGCGGGCGGAGGCCGAGGCCGGGCCTTCGGGGATCGTTGAATAG
- a CDS encoding MarR family winged helix-turn-helix transcriptional regulator gives MSKPLSLSFDPIARADELWARRWGAVPSMAAITSVMRAHQILLAQVDAVVKPYKLTFARYEALVLLTFSQAGELPLSKIGQRLMVHPTSVTNTVDRLEAAGLVTRRPNPQDGRGVLAAITPKGREVVERATRDLMAMDFGLVGYDAEGCKELFEMLRPLRIAAGDFEEAEDGAQADAPAGAV, from the coding sequence GTGTCAAAGCCGCTGAGCCTCTCCTTCGATCCGATCGCCCGCGCCGACGAGCTGTGGGCCCGTCGTTGGGGCGCGGTCCCCTCGATGGCGGCGATCACCTCGGTGATGCGGGCGCACCAGATCCTGCTCGCCCAGGTCGACGCGGTGGTCAAGCCGTACAAGCTGACCTTCGCCCGCTACGAGGCGCTGGTGCTGCTCACCTTCAGCCAGGCCGGCGAGCTGCCGCTCTCCAAGATCGGCCAGCGGCTGATGGTCCACCCGACCAGCGTCACCAACACCGTCGACCGCCTGGAGGCCGCCGGACTGGTCACCCGTCGCCCCAATCCGCAGGACGGTCGCGGGGTGCTCGCAGCGATCACCCCGAAGGGCCGCGAGGTGGTGGAGCGGGCGACGCGCGACCTGATGGCGATGGACTTCGGCCTGGTCGGCTACGACGCCGAGGGCTGCAAGGAGCTCTTCGAGATGCTGCGGCCGCTGCGGATAGCGGCGGGCGACTTCGAGGAGGCCGAGGACGGCGCCCAGGCGGACGCCCCGGCCGGGGCGGTGTGA